In the Elioraea tepida genome, one interval contains:
- the ybeY gene encoding rRNA maturation RNase YbeY translates to MTIAEPRWLSAVRGLEPRARRAFAAAARAGRLDAPVSLLLADDAALARLNARFRGKPRPTNVLSFPNPAGGGDLALALGTVRREARALGRSLADHLAHLVVHGTLHLAGFDHATERSGRVMERREAMVLRRLGVPDPYRTRR, encoded by the coding sequence GTGACCATCGCCGAGCCGCGCTGGCTCAGCGCGGTGCGCGGGCTCGAGCCGCGCGCGCGACGCGCCTTCGCTGCCGCCGCACGCGCCGGGCGGCTTGACGCACCTGTCTCGCTCCTCCTCGCCGACGACGCCGCCCTCGCGCGGCTGAACGCGCGCTTCCGCGGGAAGCCCCGGCCCACCAACGTGCTCTCCTTCCCCAATCCCGCCGGAGGGGGCGACCTCGCGCTCGCCCTCGGCACGGTGCGGCGCGAAGCGCGCGCGCTTGGCCGCAGCCTCGCCGACCATCTCGCCCATCTCGTGGTGCACGGCACGCTTCACCTCGCCGGGTTCGACCATGCGACCGAGCGTTCCGGGCGCGTGATGGAACGGCGGGAGGCGATGGTGCTGCGTCGCCTCGGCGTGCCCGACCCCTACCGGACGCGGCGATGA
- a CDS encoding PhoH family protein → MNHLPAAAAAAHPHVTLHLAFDDNALLPLLFGEHDRHLARIEHRLGVRLAARGNRVAVAGPEREAQVARSALEALYARLRRGEPVSGAEVDGAVRMAAHALAGLADAEDEPRLPLSDIPSIRTRKATIGARTPAQARYMEALAGHDLVFALGPAGTGKTYIAVAQAVALLATGRVERIVLSRPAVEAGERLGFLPGDLRDKVDPYLRPLYDALHDMLPADQVARRIANGEIEIAPLAFMRGRTLSHCYMILDEAQNTTPVQMKMVLTRLGEGARMVVTGDLTQVDLPPGTRSGLADALDTLEGVAGIGVVRFSDQDVVRHPLVARIIEAYGRRAVAERETRRRTRAAERAPPAATDGPGQ, encoded by the coding sequence ATGAACCACCTGCCCGCCGCGGCCGCCGCCGCCCACCCGCACGTGACGCTCCATCTCGCCTTCGACGACAACGCGCTCCTGCCGCTCCTGTTCGGCGAGCATGACCGGCACCTCGCGCGGATCGAGCACCGGCTCGGTGTGCGGCTCGCCGCGCGCGGCAACCGCGTGGCCGTCGCGGGGCCCGAGCGCGAGGCGCAGGTGGCGCGATCCGCGCTCGAGGCGCTCTACGCGCGGCTGCGGCGCGGCGAGCCGGTCTCGGGCGCGGAGGTGGACGGTGCGGTACGGATGGCCGCGCACGCACTTGCCGGGCTCGCGGACGCCGAGGACGAGCCGCGCCTGCCGCTCTCCGACATCCCCTCGATCCGAACGCGCAAAGCGACGATCGGCGCGCGCACGCCGGCGCAGGCGCGCTACATGGAGGCGCTCGCCGGGCACGACCTCGTCTTCGCCCTCGGCCCCGCCGGAACGGGCAAGACCTATATCGCGGTCGCCCAGGCCGTCGCTCTGCTCGCCACCGGCAGGGTCGAGCGCATCGTGCTCTCGCGCCCCGCCGTCGAGGCGGGCGAGCGTCTCGGCTTCCTGCCGGGCGATCTGCGCGACAAGGTGGACCCCTATCTCCGCCCGCTCTACGACGCCCTGCACGACATGCTTCCCGCCGACCAGGTGGCGCGGCGTATCGCGAACGGCGAGATCGAGATCGCCCCGCTCGCCTTCATGCGCGGCCGAACCCTCTCCCACTGCTACATGATCCTCGACGAGGCGCAGAACACCACGCCGGTGCAGATGAAGATGGTTCTGACCCGGCTCGGCGAAGGGGCGCGCATGGTGGTGACGGGAGACCTCACGCAGGTCGATCTTCCCCCGGGCACGCGCTCCGGCCTTGCCGACGCGCTCGACACGCTCGAGGGGGTCGCGGGCATCGGCGTGGTGCGGTTCTCCGACCAGGACGTGGTGCGGCACCCGCTGGTCGCGCGCATCATCGAGGCCTATGGCCGACGCGCCGTGGCCGAGCGGGAGACGCGACGCCGCACCCGCGCGGCCGAGCGAGCGCCGCCGGCAGCGACCGATGGACCCGGGCAGTAG